The Aliiroseovarius pelagivivens genome contains a region encoding:
- the pdxR gene encoding MocR-like pyridoxine biosynthesis transcription factor PdxR: MKQTPWLAFSIDRSAKTPVFEQICSSIRERVISGDLAEGTKLPPTRVFATELGVSRSTIITAYDQLVAEGYLRSVQGSGYMICALGEVELAKRITSKRIKRVDEQTRLPIPFQASQPDMRLFPHRQWAKAVARVCRTNPEAMLISNSYFGNIQLREAIAEHVSEWRGIDASPQQIFVTAGSTDALEICLRTLVGTGDTIGLENPGYQPMRQFAEAHGVAVSNLNVDDNGAEVPRTSSTARLAVLTPSHQYPLGGAMSPNRRLEFLAWATSQDAWIVEDDYDSEFRYAGRPIPAMAGFDHVNRTIYIGSFSKIFSNSLRLGYVVAPEALIDRFQATLKRFGQRASYMPQQALADFMKSGEFYRHLRRVRRTYGDRRKFLLDKLARDFTDFGSCVDHHAGMQVVFHLKEGLKDVEIAKSAAEIGVATQPLSQFATGKTGHNGLILGFCGISEEEMNPALNALKDCFKRHLDRR, from the coding sequence ATGAAGCAAACCCCATGGTTGGCCTTTTCAATCGACCGATCTGCAAAGACACCTGTCTTTGAACAAATCTGCTCTTCTATTCGCGAGAGGGTTATTTCCGGAGATCTGGCCGAAGGGACGAAGTTGCCGCCGACCCGTGTGTTTGCCACCGAGCTTGGCGTTTCACGCTCCACGATCATTACTGCCTATGATCAACTGGTCGCAGAGGGGTATCTGCGCTCGGTACAAGGATCTGGGTATATGATCTGTGCTCTGGGCGAAGTTGAATTGGCAAAACGGATTACTTCAAAACGCATAAAACGCGTCGATGAACAAACCCGCCTTCCCATCCCTTTCCAAGCCAGCCAGCCCGACATGCGGCTTTTTCCCCATCGGCAATGGGCCAAAGCTGTTGCTCGCGTGTGCCGAACAAATCCCGAGGCCATGCTGATTAGCAACTCCTATTTCGGCAATATTCAGTTGCGAGAAGCGATTGCCGAACATGTGTCTGAATGGCGAGGGATCGACGCGTCGCCTCAACAGATTTTTGTGACTGCCGGATCAACCGACGCTCTCGAAATCTGTTTGCGAACATTGGTAGGCACCGGCGACACAATTGGCCTTGAGAACCCCGGATATCAACCGATGCGGCAGTTTGCCGAGGCCCATGGCGTAGCGGTTAGCAACCTTAACGTCGATGACAATGGAGCCGAAGTACCGCGTACGTCCTCGACCGCACGCCTTGCAGTGTTGACACCGTCGCATCAATATCCTCTTGGCGGTGCGATGTCGCCCAATCGCAGACTGGAATTCCTTGCGTGGGCCACGTCCCAAGACGCTTGGATCGTCGAAGATGATTACGACAGTGAATTCAGATATGCAGGCAGGCCGATCCCAGCCATGGCTGGCTTCGACCATGTGAACCGCACAATCTATATCGGCAGCTTCTCCAAGATCTTCTCAAACTCATTACGGTTGGGGTATGTTGTGGCCCCGGAAGCATTGATCGACCGTTTTCAAGCAACACTAAAACGATTTGGCCAACGAGCGAGTTACATGCCGCAACAAGCGTTGGCAGACTTCATGAAATCTGGCGAGTTTTATCGTCATTTGCGTCGGGTGCGCCGAACCTATGGGGACCGGCGCAAATTCCTTTTGGATAAACTCGCCCGCGACTTCACCGATTTTGGAAGCTGCGTCGATCATCACGCCGGAATGCAGGTGGTGTTTCACCTTAAGGAAGGCCTGAAGGACGTTGAGATAGCCAAGAGCGCCGCAGAAATCGGGGTGGCAACACAGCCGTTGTCACAGTTCG
- a CDS encoding DUF2059 domain-containing protein, translating into MIINRIISFAAAVLVTASSAFASDEDQIRTFLKITGFDVAIESIQLGAMAGPGMTGEDPEVFGRQWQDLAREVFEPDAMVEDAVDMLAAVLPQDVLDHGMAFYESPLGQRLVEVENESHMADDEVKYTEGADIVARLLESGDLRLQIYKAMGDAIGSTDVAIRSLIEIQVRYLMAAMAAGASDLELDEDDLRGILLSQSDLMREGIEENSLVSNAYAYRAVDEADLIDYLAALQDPRMGQVYEILNAVQFEIMANRYETMASRLDELSPETEL; encoded by the coding sequence ATGATAATTAACAGAATTATAAGTTTCGCGGCGGCTGTTCTTGTAACCGCGTCAAGCGCTTTTGCTAGTGACGAGGATCAAATCAGGACCTTTCTGAAGATCACCGGGTTTGATGTTGCGATTGAATCTATCCAGTTGGGTGCGATGGCGGGGCCGGGAATGACCGGGGAAGATCCCGAAGTCTTTGGCCGTCAATGGCAAGATCTGGCACGCGAGGTGTTCGAACCTGACGCGATGGTGGAAGATGCTGTCGACATGCTGGCCGCCGTGCTGCCGCAGGATGTGCTGGATCATGGCATGGCGTTTTACGAAAGCCCCCTTGGGCAACGGCTGGTCGAAGTCGAGAACGAAAGCCACATGGCAGATGACGAGGTGAAATACACCGAAGGCGCCGATATTGTTGCCCGACTTCTGGAAAGCGGGGATCTGCGTTTGCAAATCTACAAGGCAATGGGGGATGCGATCGGCTCGACCGATGTCGCGATCCGCTCGTTGATCGAAATCCAGGTCCGCTATCTGATGGCGGCTATGGCAGCCGGGGCCAGCGATCTTGAGTTGGACGAAGACGATTTGCGCGGCATCTTGCTAAGCCAGTCAGACCTTATGCGCGAGGGGATTGAAGAAAACTCTTTGGTGTCGAATGCCTATGCCTATCGCGCCGTGGACGAGGCTGATCTGATTGACTACCTCGCCGCGCTTCAGGATCCCCGGATGGGGCAGGTCTATGAAATTCTGAACGCTGTTCAGTTCGAGATTATGGCCAATCGATACGAGACGATGGCGAGCCGCCTTGACGAACTGTCGCCCGAGACGGAACTGTGA
- a CDS encoding DUF2059 domain-containing protein has product MVSILHDEGLSMALASDLDLLGHEGGPRWEGAVQAIYNEKVLQGELHTLFEQQLAQAHLSVLCEFYKTEDMQKIIQNEIAARRAFLDMEFEQTARDRWLQGDIPEVLDETIRQYVDTNDLIELNVMGSLNSNYVFLNTLNQSLPDIVDQMSERDILSHVWSQETDIRTDTTEWIFAYLHTAYAPVDPYDLDRYVAFSATPAGQALNQALFTAFDAVYLRLSGDLGRVVGTLSREEEL; this is encoded by the coding sequence ATGGTATCGATCCTTCATGACGAGGGCCTCTCGATGGCCTTGGCATCGGATCTGGACCTTCTGGGCCACGAAGGTGGACCGCGTTGGGAAGGTGCCGTTCAGGCCATTTACAACGAGAAGGTCCTTCAGGGTGAGCTGCACACTCTGTTTGAACAGCAATTGGCGCAGGCCCATCTCTCGGTGCTTTGCGAGTTCTATAAGACAGAGGACATGCAAAAGATCATCCAGAACGAGATTGCCGCTCGCCGCGCATTCCTTGACATGGAGTTCGAACAAACCGCGCGCGATCGTTGGCTTCAAGGGGACATCCCCGAGGTGTTGGACGAAACGATCCGTCAGTATGTCGACACAAACGACCTGATCGAACTGAACGTCATGGGGTCGCTGAATTCGAACTATGTTTTCCTGAATACGCTCAATCAAAGCCTGCCCGATATTGTAGATCAAATGAGCGAGCGGGATATTCTATCCCATGTCTGGTCGCAGGAAACGGACATTCGGACGGATACTACGGAATGGATCTTTGCCTATTTACACACCGCATATGCGCCAGTTGATCCCTATGATCTGGACCGCTATGTCGCGTTCTCTGCGACACCTGCGGGTCAGGCGCTTAACCAAGCCCTGTTCACGGCATTTGACGCCGTATACCTGCGGTTGTCCGGTGATCTTGGCCGCGTTGTGGGAACCCTGTCACGGGAAGAAGAGCTTTAA
- a CDS encoding tetratricopeptide repeat-containing sulfotransferase family protein, translated as MLPLNSNQIPALFQKAGNLARSGKPDEALKVLAQLQTIAPNRAEVPFQIAQIHQQLGRTDAALKAYGQAARLAPAEITVWRAYVNLALSLDASSRSMVAKQLKSAKLPATEHKRLTAILKGTGSSTKRVSKTASKSEIDALTALLNAGRAKEAAAQAHALLARGANEAVTMVLGVALAALGKVDAAEAAFKTALSADPDYGEALAQYGQFLLKQTRRTDARKVLEHARRIIPDNPIVLGNLGMLYSDINAPREAIECLDALLKQAPGNAAGLFTRAKARLTLEDAAGTLEDLDALAVKTAPTGEMLALRAMAEKLLGNLEASRNAIEEALKTDPNHLRVVTMAANLLQQAGDFEAAEKVLRDAIARGVRSGSVYRMVAQGRKLAQDDPLIDEMKALWDRPDLPDEARIDLGYGLVKVMEDHKDAEAAWTYLSRANEVMARLHPHDMNKEQGDFDRFKAFLKGFDPARIGDCGYDQNSTVFITGLPRSGTTLVEQILASHSTVTGGDELGIFHPLGFEQVAKVAQAGGHIGDMTDAQFEDLGRAYQAAIDTRLPDADRITDKTISTYQIAPLVWLAMPKAKIVALRRDPRDNLWSIFKNRFVPGLHRYSYSQAALVQTYRLYTEYLDLWRELAPDRIYEISYEDLVDNPETEIRKLLEFCELEWEDACLNFHKTKRDVKTLSVAQVRQPLYKSSVGKWEPYADHLKELLDGLASLDAKNT; from the coding sequence ATGCTTCCTTTGAACTCAAATCAGATCCCTGCCCTGTTTCAAAAAGCAGGCAATCTTGCACGGTCAGGCAAGCCAGATGAAGCGCTAAAGGTCTTGGCGCAACTTCAAACCATCGCCCCCAACCGGGCCGAGGTGCCGTTTCAGATCGCTCAGATTCATCAACAGCTAGGCCGGACAGACGCGGCATTGAAAGCTTACGGCCAAGCCGCGCGTTTAGCACCTGCCGAGATCACGGTATGGCGGGCTTACGTCAATCTTGCGCTCAGCCTTGATGCCTCGTCCCGTTCGATGGTCGCAAAGCAGTTGAAATCCGCGAAACTGCCAGCAACCGAACATAAAAGACTGACTGCCATTCTGAAGGGCACTGGGTCCAGCACCAAACGTGTTAGCAAGACTGCCTCGAAGTCCGAGATTGACGCGCTGACCGCCCTTCTGAACGCGGGCCGCGCAAAAGAAGCCGCGGCTCAGGCCCATGCGCTTTTGGCCCGCGGCGCAAACGAGGCCGTGACGATGGTCCTTGGGGTTGCACTTGCGGCATTGGGCAAGGTCGATGCGGCCGAGGCTGCCTTCAAAACCGCGCTTTCCGCCGATCCCGACTATGGCGAAGCGCTAGCGCAATATGGGCAGTTCCTTCTGAAGCAAACGCGTCGCACCGATGCCCGCAAGGTCTTGGAGCACGCGCGCCGTATCATTCCCGACAACCCGATTGTCCTTGGCAATCTTGGCATGCTCTACTCCGACATCAATGCCCCGCGCGAGGCGATCGAGTGTTTGGACGCACTGCTGAAACAGGCTCCGGGAAATGCAGCCGGGTTGTTCACCCGCGCCAAGGCCCGTCTGACACTGGAAGATGCTGCCGGGACGCTCGAGGATTTGGACGCGTTGGCTGTAAAGACCGCCCCCACAGGTGAAATGCTTGCCTTGCGGGCGATGGCAGAGAAGCTGCTTGGAAACCTTGAGGCCTCGCGCAACGCCATCGAAGAGGCTTTGAAAACCGACCCAAACCACCTTCGCGTGGTGACCATGGCAGCAAATCTGCTGCAACAGGCCGGTGACTTCGAGGCGGCCGAAAAGGTTCTGCGCGACGCCATCGCGCGGGGTGTCCGGTCGGGTTCGGTGTATCGCATGGTCGCACAGGGCCGAAAGCTGGCACAGGATGATCCGCTGATCGACGAAATGAAAGCCCTGTGGGATCGTCCTGACCTGCCGGACGAGGCCCGCATCGATCTGGGATATGGCTTGGTAAAGGTGATGGAGGATCACAAAGATGCCGAGGCCGCCTGGACCTATCTATCCCGCGCAAACGAGGTGATGGCCCGCCTTCACCCTCATGACATGAACAAAGAACAAGGCGATTTCGACCGCTTCAAGGCGTTCCTGAAGGGGTTCGATCCCGCACGCATCGGCGACTGCGGTTACGACCAGAACAGCACGGTCTTCATCACCGGCTTACCGCGCTCGGGCACCACGCTGGTCGAGCAGATCCTCGCCAGCCACTCTACGGTCACCGGCGGGGATGAACTGGGAATTTTCCACCCACTGGGTTTCGAGCAAGTCGCAAAGGTGGCCCAAGCTGGCGGGCATATTGGCGATATGACCGATGCGCAATTCGAAGACCTTGGCCGCGCGTATCAGGCCGCCATCGACACGCGCCTGCCGGATGCTGACCGGATCACAGACAAGACAATCTCGACCTATCAGATTGCGCCTTTGGTCTGGCTGGCCATGCCCAAAGCCAAGATCGTGGCGCTGCGACGTGATCCGCGCGACAATCTTTGGTCGATCTTCAAGAACCGCTTTGTACCGGGGCTGCACCGCTACAGCTATTCACAGGCTGCCCTAGTTCAGACCTATCGCCTGTACACCGAATACCTGGACCTCTGGCGCGAGCTTGCCCCGGATCGGATTTATGAGATTTCTTATGAAGATCTAGTCGACAATCCGGAAACCGAAATCCGCAAACTTCTAGAGTTCTGCGAGCTGGAGTGGGAAGACGCTTGCCTCAACTTCCACAAGACCAAACGGGACGTGAAAACGCTGTCGGTCGCACAGGTGCGCCAACCCCTTTACAAAAGTTCAGTCGGCAAGTGGGAGCCATATGCCGATCACCTGAAAGAGCTGTTGGACGGGTTGGCTAGTTTGGATGCTAAGAACACCTAA
- a CDS encoding 50S ribosomal protein L21: MFAVMKTGGKQYKVQAGDVLRVEKLAADAGETVQFNEILMVGATVGAPTVEGAGVQAEVIDQIKGEKVIHFVKRRRKHSSKRTKGHRQQLTLLRVTDILEKGADKSGVKAAIGAGSVSGAAVAAAAPAKAPAKKAAPKKAAKAEAPAGADDLKKLSGVGPALEKKLLEAGVTTFAQIAAWGEADITEFDEKLSFKGRIEREGWVEQAKELAKG, translated from the coding sequence ATGTTTGCGGTTATGAAAACCGGCGGCAAGCAGTATAAGGTCCAAGCTGGCGACGTTCTGCGCGTTGAAAAGCTGGCGGCCGATGCTGGCGAAACAGTCCAGTTCAACGAGATTCTGATGGTCGGCGCGACTGTTGGTGCCCCCACCGTAGAAGGTGCTGGCGTCCAGGCAGAAGTCATCGACCAGATCAAAGGCGAAAAAGTCATTCACTTCGTGAAGCGTCGCCGTAAGCACAGCTCGAAGCGCACCAAGGGCCACCGTCAGCAACTGACGCTGCTCCGCGTGACCGACATCCTGGAAAAGGGTGCCGACAAGTCGGGCGTAAAAGCTGCCATCGGTGCAGGTTCGGTATCGGGTGCTGCTGTTGCAGCGGCTGCTCCGGCCAAAGCGCCTGCAAAGAAAGCAGCTCCGAAGAAAGCCGCCAAGGCAGAAGCACCCGCTGGTGCTGACGATCTGAAGAAGCTGTCGGGCGTTGGCCCTGCGCTTGAGAAGAAACTGCTGGAAGCTGGCGTCACCACCTTCGCTCAGATCGCCGCTTGGGGCGAAGCTGATATTACCGAGTTCGACGAGAAACTGTCGTTCAAAGGTCGTATCGAGCGTGAAGGCTGGGTAGAGCAGGCCAAAGAATTGGCCAAAGGCTAA
- the rpmA gene encoding 50S ribosomal protein L27, with protein sequence MAHKKAGGSSRNGRDSAGRRLGVKKYGGQVVIPGNIIVRQRGTKMWPGDNVGMGKDHTIFATSEGTVKFHKGLKGRTFISVLPVAEAAE encoded by the coding sequence ATGGCACATAAAAAAGCAGGCGGTTCATCCCGTAACGGCCGCGACTCAGCCGGTCGTCGCCTTGGTGTAAAGAAATACGGTGGTCAGGTTGTGATCCCGGGCAACATCATCGTGCGTCAGCGCGGTACCAAGATGTGGCCGGGTGATAACGTGGGCATGGGCAAAGATCACACCATCTTTGCAACCAGCGAAGGCACCGTTAAATTCCACAAAGGCCTGAAAGGCCGCACCTTTATTTCGGTTCTCCCAGTGGCGGAGGCCGCTGAGTAA
- a CDS encoding GNAT family N-acetyltransferase has protein sequence MKHVDIRTQPIIQAERFVLRPVRPSDLGALVLSVSDKRVAQATRSIPHPLPPGVTEAFIERAMAEDRHEDVWVMDSLRDDQDEVFGVITLDSLDRGQSQLGYWVAPGFWNAGFASEAVCALIDANPQNNSTIFAEVFQDNPASARVLTHAGFEYIGDAESHSVARGANVPTWTYIKKMS, from the coding sequence GTGAAGCATGTAGATATTAGAACCCAGCCGATCATTCAGGCGGAGCGTTTTGTTCTGCGCCCTGTTCGGCCTTCGGATCTTGGGGCATTGGTTCTGTCGGTGTCGGATAAACGGGTGGCGCAGGCCACGCGCTCGATTCCGCATCCCTTGCCGCCGGGCGTAACCGAGGCGTTCATTGAGCGCGCCATGGCCGAGGATCGGCATGAAGATGTCTGGGTTATGGACAGCCTGCGCGACGATCAGGACGAAGTTTTTGGTGTAATCACTCTGGATTCTCTGGATCGCGGACAAAGCCAGCTTGGGTATTGGGTCGCGCCTGGTTTTTGGAATGCGGGTTTTGCCTCGGAAGCGGTCTGTGCACTGATCGACGCGAACCCTCAGAACAACAGCACCATCTTTGCGGAAGTCTTTCAAGACAACCCGGCCTCGGCCCGTGTTCTGACCCATGCGGGGTTCGAGTATATTGGGGATGCTGAAAGCCATTCAGTCGCGCGCGGGGCAAATGTCCCCACGTGGACGTACATTAAGAAGATGTCTTAA
- a CDS encoding GNAT family N-acetyltransferase, with protein sequence MEDDIQIKTERFTLRPLTPGDGDQVVELLDDIEVARWLTVVPHPYTRRDFDGFLDYLTTTNPFGGLAVDNGNEVLGVVGIDPTLGFWLGRKHHGRGVMREAASALISHVFETTDLDQIGSGHFPENHASRAVLTGLGFRDTGKTENAHCVSRDCDEILIKLSLSRADWEARQR encoded by the coding sequence ATGGAAGACGATATTCAGATCAAGACGGAGCGTTTTACGCTTCGTCCCCTGACGCCCGGCGATGGTGATCAGGTGGTCGAGCTGCTTGATGATATCGAAGTGGCGCGCTGGCTGACCGTTGTGCCGCATCCCTATACGCGTCGCGATTTCGATGGATTTCTGGACTATCTCACCACGACCAATCCGTTTGGTGGGTTGGCGGTTGATAACGGGAATGAGGTTCTGGGAGTCGTAGGCATCGATCCGACACTGGGGTTTTGGCTGGGGCGCAAGCATCATGGCCGTGGCGTCATGCGCGAGGCTGCGAGCGCCTTAATTTCGCATGTTTTCGAAACCACGGATCTTGACCAGATCGGGTCAGGTCATTTCCCCGAGAACCATGCCTCGCGCGCGGTTCTGACGGGATTGGGGTTTCGTGATACCGGGAAGACCGAAAACGCCCATTGTGTCTCGCGGGATTGCGATGAAATACTGATCAAACTCAGCCTGTCGCGTGCCGATTGGGAGGCCCGCCAGCGATGA
- a CDS encoding GNAT family N-acetyltransferase, whose amino-acid sequence MTCLITERLTMRRCQPSDFEAMQDLVSDIDVVRMTSSWPYPADPELTRSRCQPFDPKQGMVGVVLHEGMLVGSMGLAQKPDEDPQLGYMFARAHWGRGYATEMGRALINHCWAQYDWSLIRADAFADNPASAHVLEKLGFEELGSSTGHSVARGESHPLRNFQLLRPQS is encoded by the coding sequence ATGACCTGCCTCATCACAGAACGCCTGACGATGCGGCGCTGTCAGCCGTCTGATTTCGAGGCAATGCAAGACCTTGTCTCGGATATCGATGTCGTGCGCATGACATCGTCCTGGCCATATCCGGCTGATCCGGAACTGACGCGTTCTCGATGCCAGCCCTTCGATCCAAAGCAGGGAATGGTTGGCGTGGTGTTGCACGAAGGTATGCTAGTCGGGTCGATGGGTCTTGCGCAAAAACCTGATGAAGATCCGCAGCTTGGCTACATGTTTGCCCGTGCACATTGGGGCAGGGGCTATGCGACCGAGATGGGCCGCGCCCTGATCAACCATTGCTGGGCCCAGTATGACTGGTCGTTGATCCGCGCTGACGCGTTTGCAGACAATCCGGCCTCGGCCCATGTGCTTGAAAAGTTGGGCTTTGAAGAGCTTGGCAGCAGCACAGGCCACAGTGTTGCGCGCGGTGAAAGCCATCCCTTGCGCAATTTCCAGCTTTTGCGACCACAAAGCTGA
- the obgE gene encoding GTPase ObgE — translation MKFLDLAKVYIRSGSGGSGCVSFRREKYIEYGGPDGGDGGRGGDVVVEVVDGLNTLIDFRYQQHFFAGNGIPGMGKQRTGADGDDIVLRVPVGTEILDEDEETVIADMTEVGQRVVIAKGGNGGFGNLHFTSSTNRAPRRANPGLAGVERTIWLRLKLIADVGLLGLPNAGKSTFLAATSNARPKIADYPFTTLHPNLGVVGVDGAEFVVADIPGLIEGASEGRGLGDLFLGHVERCAVLLHLVDGTAEDVVADWQTIITEIENYGDILGDKPRVTVLNKIDALDDEERAEKLAALEEAVSGPVMQMSGVAQQGTTDVLRALRKEISEDRIRQKPQEEEETWHP, via the coding sequence ATGAAATTTCTCGATCTTGCAAAGGTCTATATCCGGTCTGGTTCGGGCGGGTCTGGCTGCGTGTCTTTCCGGCGCGAGAAGTACATCGAATACGGTGGCCCGGACGGTGGTGACGGCGGGCGCGGTGGTGACGTGGTTGTCGAGGTGGTCGACGGGCTGAACACCCTGATCGACTTCCGTTATCAACAACACTTCTTTGCAGGCAATGGCATCCCTGGCATGGGCAAGCAGCGCACCGGTGCGGATGGCGATGATATCGTGCTCCGCGTGCCTGTAGGTACGGAAATTCTGGACGAAGACGAAGAGACCGTCATCGCCGACATGACCGAAGTCGGTCAGCGCGTGGTGATCGCCAAGGGCGGTAATGGCGGCTTTGGCAACCTTCATTTCACAAGCTCGACCAACCGTGCACCGCGTCGTGCCAATCCCGGCCTTGCGGGCGTCGAGCGCACGATCTGGCTACGCCTGAAGCTGATCGCGGATGTGGGACTTCTGGGTTTGCCAAATGCAGGGAAGTCGACCTTCCTTGCTGCGACCTCGAACGCGCGGCCAAAGATCGCGGACTATCCGTTTACCACGCTGCACCCCAATCTGGGCGTTGTCGGCGTGGATGGTGCGGAATTTGTCGTGGCAGACATTCCCGGTCTGATCGAAGGCGCCTCGGAAGGTCGCGGGCTGGGAGATTTGTTCCTTGGTCACGTCGAACGTTGCGCTGTGCTTCTGCATTTGGTGGATGGCACGGCTGAGGATGTCGTCGCCGACTGGCAGACCATCATCACCGAGATTGAAAACTATGGTGATATTCTGGGTGACAAGCCCCGTGTGACGGTTCTGAACAAGATCGACGCGCTGGATGACGAGGAACGGGCCGAGAAGCTGGCCGCCCTTGAAGAGGCTGTCAGCGGTCCGGTCATGCAGATGTCAGGCGTTGCCCAACAGGGCACGACAGATGTTCTGCGCGCGTTGCGTAAGGAGATCTCGGAAGATCGCATTCGGCAGAAGCCGCAAGAGGAAGAAGAGACGTGGCATCCCTGA
- the proB gene encoding glutamate 5-kinase, whose amino-acid sequence MASLSTAKRVVVKIGSALLVDANNGALKADWLGSLCADVAALKARGADVVLVSSGSIALGRGVLGLPVGALSLEQSQAAAAVGQIRLARAYEEALAPLGAKTAQILVTLEDSADRRRYLNSRATMETLLSLGVVPIVNENDTVATDEIRFGDNDRLAAQVAVTIGADHLVLLSDVDGFYSGNPKDDPTATRYDVIDQITPEIEAMAGDAGTGLSKGGMKTKVMAAKTATGAGCDMTITEGSRMNPLTSLIDGAAATLFTARTTPKAARKHWIASMKPQGVLVLDDGAVKALRSGNSLLAAGVTDVIGTFMRGDPVDIQGTDGTHLGAGLAGYTADEARAIKGQRSDQIERILGHPGRAALIHRDDMSL is encoded by the coding sequence GTGGCATCCCTGAGCACGGCAAAACGTGTCGTCGTCAAAATCGGCTCGGCGCTATTGGTGGACGCAAATAACGGTGCGCTGAAAGCGGACTGGTTGGGGTCACTTTGTGCGGATGTGGCAGCATTGAAGGCGCGCGGTGCGGATGTTGTACTGGTCTCGTCCGGCTCTATCGCCTTGGGACGTGGTGTATTGGGTCTTCCTGTCGGCGCTCTGTCGCTGGAACAATCTCAGGCCGCCGCCGCCGTTGGTCAAATCCGGCTGGCCCGTGCCTATGAAGAGGCTTTGGCCCCTTTGGGCGCCAAAACTGCACAGATTCTGGTCACGCTGGAAGACAGCGCGGACCGCCGCCGGTATCTGAATTCGCGTGCAACGATGGAGACGCTTCTGTCACTGGGCGTGGTGCCCATTGTGAATGAAAACGATACCGTTGCCACCGATGAAATCCGCTTTGGTGACAATGATCGGCTGGCCGCTCAGGTAGCTGTGACCATTGGTGCGGATCACTTGGTTCTGCTCTCGGATGTGGATGGGTTCTATTCGGGTAATCCCAAGGACGATCCTACCGCGACACGCTATGACGTCATCGACCAGATCACGCCCGAGATCGAGGCGATGGCGGGCGATGCCGGCACTGGCCTGTCCAAAGGCGGGATGAAAACCAAGGTCATGGCCGCGAAAACCGCAACCGGGGCAGGGTGCGACATGACGATCACCGAAGGGTCGCGGATGAACCCGCTTACCTCTTTGATCGACGGCGCGGCGGCGACGCTGTTCACCGCGCGCACCACACCGAAAGCTGCGCGAAAGCACTGGATTGCGTCGATGAAGCCTCAGGGTGTTTTGGTGCTGGACGACGGCGCAGTTAAAGCGCTCCGTTCAGGCAATTCGCTGCTGGCGGCAGGTGTGACGGATGTGATCGGCACGTTCATGCGGGGCGATCCCGTTGATATTCAGGGCACAGATGGCACCCATCTGGGCGCGGGTCTGGCGGGCTATACGGCGGATGAAGCGCGCGCGATCAAGGGTCAGAGGTCGGATCAGATCGAACGCATTTTGGGTCACCCAGGTCGTGCAGCCCTGATCCATCGGGACGATATGTCCCTTTAA